A region from the Sinorhizobium alkalisoli genome encodes:
- a CDS encoding tyrosine-type recombinase/integrase: MLHSLCRLNIGHWSSPAASIVRGLKSPKVDKYHVVRAGDCFLPLDQQAMIVNYIDDMCAALATDPDAIENAVLRDVCMLVMSYQYAFRPGQIARIELADVRLFSTGAVHVAVSLIKQKDNIKRIRVTRRIKREWGALFNELVRRRDSGVMPPEEGVPPRLLFALKPQGVSRAIMELTANLTGEAWTPTDLRHTAAQRLADGGISHIGLTEFLGQTSDRIANVYFDTSPAQAQRINEALAISPIYSNLAKIAKTRTIDKAMLLGLPADQQIGAVPHGILIAGIGGCGLGQSLCFKNPVLSCYTCSKFMPLGEPDIHQEVLESLRPVVTEFAAASRYNQQSPAYGQLKTTLDAVRRVVEELKADRMAEDQT, encoded by the coding sequence ATGCTTCATTCGCTCTGTCGCCTCAACATCGGTCATTGGTCATCTCCAGCAGCCTCGATCGTACGAGGGCTCAAAAGCCCGAAGGTCGACAAATACCATGTCGTGCGCGCTGGCGACTGCTTTCTGCCGCTCGACCAGCAGGCGATGATCGTCAACTACATCGATGACATGTGCGCGGCGCTGGCCACCGATCCTGACGCTATCGAGAATGCCGTCCTGCGCGACGTCTGCATGCTGGTCATGTCGTACCAGTACGCTTTCCGGCCTGGGCAGATCGCGCGGATCGAGCTTGCCGATGTCCGGCTCTTCTCGACGGGCGCAGTCCACGTCGCCGTCTCCCTGATCAAGCAGAAGGACAACATCAAGCGAATCCGCGTCACCAGGCGGATCAAGCGCGAATGGGGTGCGCTGTTCAATGAGCTGGTGAGGCGCCGCGATAGTGGTGTCATGCCGCCGGAGGAGGGGGTGCCCCCTCGCCTGCTGTTCGCCCTCAAGCCGCAAGGCGTTAGCCGCGCCATCATGGAGCTGACCGCGAACTTGACCGGCGAAGCCTGGACGCCGACCGACCTGAGGCACACGGCTGCGCAGCGCCTCGCGGACGGCGGCATCTCCCATATCGGATTGACGGAGTTCCTCGGGCAGACTAGCGACCGCATCGCTAACGTCTACTTCGACACCTCGCCCGCCCAGGCGCAGCGCATCAACGAGGCGCTGGCGATCTCGCCCATCTATTCGAATCTTGCCAAGATCGCCAAGACCAGGACCATCGACAAGGCAATGCTGCTCGGGCTCCCGGCTGACCAACAGATCGGAGCCGTACCGCACGGCATTCTCATCGCAGGGATCGGCGGTTGCGGTCTCGGTCAGAGCCTCTGCTTCAAGAACCCGGTCCTGTCCTGCTACACCTGCTCGAAGTTCATGCCGCTTGGCGAGCCGGACATCCACCAGGAAGTGCTTGAGAGCCTGCGGCCCGTGGTGACCGAGTTCGCAGCTGCCTCCCGCTACAACCAGCAGTCTCCCGCTTACGGGCAGCTCAAGACGACCCTCGACGCCGTCCGCCGCGTCGTCGAGGAGCTGAAGGCAGACCGCATGGCAGAGGATCAGACATGA
- a CDS encoding tyrosine-type recombinase/integrase gives MKTSLAPSTRRKHLSALDRLYDSVQRQRGSDCLDRLIAEADADALEDCLVGFLAQLRNEAAVTNVDKTSTWTSAVSFVSDMLRFSGTSGARASKMEARLLRIDTLYRQLAPNPGTPAPPVRALPPSVVEDLYEIFRPDSPRNPFKTEALRWRNLLIFMLLLRLGLRRSEAALLHTNSFKEDFDPEAGKSVHWLDIEETEDIDPRYEQPGLKTEPSRRQLPLSQEIVDLALHYIRNYRGRANYPYLLISQKAKPLALRSFGKMFEIVTGALSDRAKASLSKQGLESVSCHDLRHTSAVIRMRRYQDAGNDVDKAQEKLRVFFGWSKASNMPRLYAKAYFETRLAEVWDEKFDHFVDALRRTVPEAGR, from the coding sequence ATGAAAACGTCGCTGGCGCCGTCGACGCGCCGCAAACATCTGTCCGCTCTGGATCGTCTCTATGACTCCGTACAGCGCCAGCGCGGCAGTGATTGCCTCGACCGGCTGATCGCCGAGGCCGACGCCGATGCACTTGAGGACTGCCTGGTCGGCTTTCTGGCGCAGCTCCGCAACGAGGCCGCCGTCACCAATGTCGATAAGACATCGACCTGGACATCCGCCGTCAGCTTCGTGTCCGACATGCTCCGCTTTTCTGGAACCTCCGGCGCTCGCGCGTCCAAAATGGAAGCCAGGCTGCTCAGGATCGACACCCTGTACCGGCAGCTCGCACCGAACCCGGGAACGCCGGCGCCGCCGGTTCGGGCGCTGCCGCCGTCGGTGGTCGAGGACTTATACGAAATCTTCCGGCCAGATTCGCCGCGAAATCCCTTCAAGACCGAGGCGCTGCGCTGGCGCAACCTATTGATCTTCATGCTGCTGCTGCGTCTCGGACTGCGTCGCAGCGAGGCAGCGCTGCTGCACACCAATTCCTTCAAGGAAGACTTCGATCCAGAGGCCGGAAAAAGCGTCCACTGGCTCGACATTGAGGAGACCGAAGACATTGATCCACGATACGAACAGCCGGGCTTGAAAACCGAGCCATCGCGGCGACAGCTTCCACTCTCTCAAGAGATCGTCGACTTGGCGCTGCATTACATCCGCAATTATCGCGGTCGGGCGAACTATCCTTATTTGCTGATCTCGCAGAAAGCCAAGCCCTTGGCACTCCGCTCGTTCGGGAAAATGTTCGAAATCGTAACTGGCGCCCTATCGGACAGAGCGAAAGCCTCTCTTTCGAAACAAGGGCTTGAGAGCGTTTCTTGTCACGACCTGCGACATACGTCGGCGGTCATTCGCATGAGGCGGTATCAGGATGCAGGCAACGACGTGGACAAGGCACAGGAGAAGCTGCGCGTGTTCTTCGGCTGGTCCAAGGCCTCGAACATGCCGCGCCTTTACGCCAAGGCCTACTTCGAGACCAGGCTGGCGGAGGTCTGGGACGAGAAGTTCGACCACTTCGTCGACGCTCTCAGGCGCACGGTTCCGGAGGCAGGCCGTTGA
- a CDS encoding ISNCY family transposase gives MGLIAMSERDLQRIEVLSKVVDGRMTLVSAAHVLGLSTRQVRRLLERIRTDGAAAIRHRAIGRPSNNRISDGVRDYAMAIVRERYADFGPTLAAEKLAERDGLTVSRETLRQWMSEAGLWLSRKQRRTFHQPRLRREAYGELVQIDGSEHRWFEDRGDPCSLLVFIDDATGKLMQLRFVRSESAFTYFEALELYLKAHGAPVAFYSDKHSVFRVAKKDAKGGQGMTQFGRALSELNIEILCANSSQAKGRVERMNRTLQDRLIKDLRLEGICGMDDGNAFLPRFMERYNRQFAITPARPDDLHRPMNLASDRLKEILCKREQRYVGAQLTFSYERQRIMLEETEVTRGLVGRYVETYAYADGRLDVRWKGHSLSYRVFDKDQRVTHAAITENKRLSDVLAYIKDRQDQQEKPVVKTNSEKNGYRPRGRRPGKRTDFMNDPAVVARRRQALSELDAAE, from the coding sequence ATGGGATTGATTGCGATGAGCGAGCGCGACCTGCAGCGGATCGAGGTTTTGTCGAAGGTGGTCGACGGCCGCATGACGCTGGTTTCGGCGGCGCATGTCCTGGGCTTGAGCACGCGTCAGGTGCGTCGACTGCTGGAGCGGATCCGGACGGATGGAGCGGCGGCGATCCGGCACAGGGCGATCGGCCGACCGTCGAACAACCGGATTAGCGACGGCGTGCGCGATTACGCCATGGCGATCGTGCGCGAGCGCTATGCCGATTTCGGCCCGACGCTGGCGGCCGAGAAGCTGGCCGAGCGCGATGGGCTGACGGTGTCGCGCGAGACCTTGCGCCAATGGATGTCGGAGGCCGGCCTGTGGCTGTCGCGCAAGCAGCGCCGGACGTTTCACCAGCCGCGGCTGCGCCGCGAAGCCTATGGCGAGCTGGTGCAGATCGACGGGTCCGAGCATCGCTGGTTCGAGGATCGTGGTGATCCCTGTTCGCTGCTGGTGTTCATCGACGATGCGACCGGCAAGCTGATGCAGTTGCGCTTCGTACGCTCGGAAAGCGCGTTTACGTATTTCGAGGCGCTGGAACTCTATCTGAAGGCGCATGGTGCGCCGGTCGCCTTCTATTCCGACAAGCATTCGGTGTTCCGGGTGGCGAAGAAGGACGCCAAGGGCGGCCAGGGCATGACCCAGTTCGGGCGTGCGCTGTCAGAGCTAAACATCGAGATTCTTTGCGCAAACTCGAGCCAGGCGAAGGGCCGGGTCGAGCGGATGAACCGGACGCTGCAGGACCGTTTGATCAAGGATCTGCGCCTGGAGGGCATCTGCGGCATGGACGACGGCAACGCTTTCCTGCCTCGGTTCATGGAGCGCTATAACCGGCAGTTTGCCATTACCCCTGCCCGACCGGATGATCTGCATCGGCCGATGAATCTCGCGTCGGACCGGCTGAAGGAGATCCTCTGCAAACGTGAGCAGCGTTATGTCGGTGCCCAGTTGACGTTCTCCTACGAGCGCCAGCGGATCATGCTGGAAGAGACCGAGGTGACGCGCGGACTGGTCGGCCGCTATGTCGAGACCTACGCTTATGCCGATGGCCGGCTCGATGTGCGCTGGAAGGGGCATTCCCTGTCCTACCGGGTGTTCGACAAGGACCAGCGCGTGACGCATGCGGCGATCACCGAGAACAAGCGTCTTTCCGATGTGCTGGCCTACATCAAGGACCGTCAGGACCAGCAAGAGAAGCCGGTTGTGAAGACCAACAGCGAGAAGAATGGCTACAGGCCGCGGGGACGCAGGCCGGGCAAGCGGACGGATTTCATGAACGATCCGGCGGTCGTTGCTCGGCGGCGGCAAGCGCTCTCTGAGCTCGATGCGGCGGAATGA
- a CDS encoding IS110 family transposase: MNQYIGLDLSLKDTAISIREDGKRIWRGKCPSDPKLLAQMIRKKAPRARRVVFETGPLSTWFYHALTSEGVPAICIEARHAQKVLSETLNKTDANDADGLAQLAEAGFYKEVRVKSFDAMLARTLVAAREQLLNMSTQLGNQIRGLMKTFGLIIPKGKGQVFDGDVRKLLDGNVELAKIILPLLEAWHDIRKRAANLGRQLLIVARESQATKLLMTIPGIGAVTAVSYVTAIEDPENFRTSRSVGAWLGLTTRRYQSGEVDYDGHISRRGDNRLRGLLYEAATVLLTRTSARTESSLKSWGLKLRERLGFKRSAVAVARKLAVIMHSMLKTGEVFNASAGAAV, from the coding sequence TTGAACCAATATATTGGCCTTGATCTTTCTTTGAAAGATACCGCAATTTCGATCCGGGAAGATGGGAAGCGGATCTGGCGGGGGAAATGTCCTTCGGATCCTAAGCTTCTTGCACAGATGATCCGCAAAAAAGCTCCGCGCGCGCGGCGGGTCGTATTCGAAACGGGACCGCTGTCGACGTGGTTCTATCACGCGCTGACGAGCGAGGGGGTGCCGGCGATCTGCATTGAAGCGCGGCATGCGCAAAAGGTATTGAGCGAGACGCTCAACAAAACCGATGCCAATGACGCCGATGGTTTAGCGCAACTCGCTGAAGCAGGCTTTTACAAAGAGGTTCGCGTCAAGTCTTTTGACGCTATGTTGGCCCGCACATTGGTGGCTGCCCGCGAACAGCTCCTGAATATGTCAACGCAACTTGGCAATCAAATCCGCGGCCTGATGAAGACCTTCGGTCTCATCATCCCGAAAGGGAAGGGGCAGGTCTTTGATGGGGATGTGCGGAAGCTTTTGGATGGGAACGTCGAGCTTGCGAAGATTATCTTGCCTCTTTTGGAGGCGTGGCACGATATCCGCAAGCGCGCAGCCAATCTTGGTCGCCAGCTGCTTATAGTGGCCCGTGAGAGCCAAGCCACAAAGCTATTGATGACAATCCCAGGCATCGGCGCCGTCACGGCGGTATCCTACGTTACGGCAATTGAAGATCCAGAAAACTTTCGAACGTCGCGCTCGGTTGGCGCCTGGCTCGGCTTGACAACGCGGCGATATCAGTCAGGCGAGGTCGACTATGACGGCCATATCTCGCGAAGGGGGGACAATCGTTTACGTGGGCTGCTTTATGAAGCGGCGACAGTGCTTTTGACGAGAACCAGCGCCAGGACCGAGAGCAGTCTCAAGAGCTGGGGACTTAAGCTGCGCGAGCGCCTTGGCTTCAAGCGCTCCGCGGTGGCGGTTGCCCGGAAACTCGCGGTCATCATGCACAGCATGCTCAAGACGGGAGAAGTGTTCAACGCATCGGCTGGCGCCGCCGTATAG
- a CDS encoding IS30 family transposase produces the protein MSRCYTQLALADRRRLHQLVAANVPVNEMARQLGRHRSTIYREIKRNTFRDRELPDYDGYYSTVAHDISKERRRRLRKLRRHPNLRAEIINQLEARWSPEQIAGRLLLEGHSLVRVCKETIYRFIYSKEDYGLGLYQYLPEARRKRRPLRSRKPRDGVFPASHRISQRPDFIKDRSRFGHWEGDLLIFERPLGHANVTSLVERKSRYTVLIKNPSRHSRPIMDKIIRGFSPLPAFARQSFTFDRGTEFAGFRALEEGLGAHSWFCDPSAPWQKGTVENTNKRVRRFLPGSTDLAIVSQRDLTQLARHLNDQPRRCLGYKTPAEVFMAHLHEAG, from the coding sequence ATGTCCCGATGCTATACGCAGCTTGCTCTCGCCGACCGACGACGCCTACATCAGCTGGTGGCGGCAAATGTTCCCGTCAACGAAATGGCCCGTCAGCTAGGGCGCCATCGTTCCACGATCTACCGTGAGATCAAGCGCAACACGTTTCGCGATCGTGAACTGCCGGACTACGACGGCTACTACAGCACGGTGGCTCACGATATCTCTAAGGAACGGCGACGTCGGCTGAGAAAGCTGCGACGGCACCCGAATTTACGCGCGGAGATCATCAACCAGTTGGAGGCACGCTGGTCTCCGGAGCAGATCGCCGGGCGCCTGTTGTTGGAGGGGCACAGCCTCGTCCGCGTCTGTAAAGAGACAATCTATCGCTTCATTTACAGCAAGGAAGACTATGGGCTTGGCCTCTATCAGTATCTGCCGGAAGCGCGTCGCAAACGTCGCCCACTGCGCTCAAGGAAGCCGCGCGACGGTGTGTTTCCAGCCTCGCACCGCATATCTCAACGCCCTGATTTTATTAAAGATAGATCGCGGTTTGGACATTGGGAGGGCGACCTCCTTATTTTTGAACGTCCACTCGGACATGCCAATGTCACGTCCCTCGTCGAGCGCAAGAGCCGCTACACCGTTCTCATCAAGAATCCAAGCCGGCATTCTCGGCCGATCATGGACAAGATCATCAGAGGTTTTTCGCCTTTGCCGGCATTTGCGCGACAGAGCTTCACGTTTGATCGCGGTACCGAGTTTGCCGGATTTCGGGCTTTGGAAGAAGGGCTCGGCGCGCATAGCTGGTTTTGCGACCCAAGTGCGCCTTGGCAAAAAGGAACCGTCGAGAACACCAACAAGCGCGTTCGGCGTTTCCTGCCTGGCTCCACAGATCTGGCAATTGTGTCACAACGCGACCTCACCCAACTCGCCCGCCATCTCAACGACCAGCCGCGAAGGTGCCTCGGCTACAAGACGCCGGCCGAGGTGTTCATGGCCCATTTGCACGAAGCGGGGTGA
- a CDS encoding ISNCY family transposase has translation MGLIAMSERDLQRIEVLSKVTDGRMTLVSAAHVLGLSTRQVRRLLERMRTDGAASIRHKAIGRPSNNRISDGVRDYAVTLVRERYADFGPTLAAEKLAERDGLRVSRETLRRWMVDDGLWLSRKQRRTFHQPRLRREAYGELVQIDGSEHRWFEDRGDPCSLLVFVDDATGKLMQLRFVRSESAFTYFEALALYLTAHGAPVAFYSDKHSVFRVAKKDAKGGQGMTQFGRALSELNIEILCANSSQAKGRVERMNRTLQDRLVKELRLAGIDDMEAGNAFLPGFMEHYNARFSVAPARSDDLHRPINLAPDRLKEILCKREQRYVGSQLTFSFERQRIMLEETEVTRGLAGRYVETYAYADGHLDVRWKGHSLSYRVFDKDQRVTHAAITENKRLSDVLAYIKDRQDQQTKPAVKTNSERIGYKPRGRKPGRRTDFTNDPAVIARRRQALSRLDAAE, from the coding sequence ATGGGATTGATTGCGATGAGCGAACGCGATCTGCAGCGGATCGAGGTTTTGTCGAAGGTGACCGACGGCCGCATGACGCTGGTGTCGGCGGCGCATGTCCTGGGCTTGAGCACGCGTCAGGTGCGCCGGCTGTTGGAGCGGATGCGGACGGATGGTGCAGCATCGATCCGGCACAAGGCGATTGGCCGGCCCTCGAACAATCGGATCAGCGACGGCGTGCGCGATTACGCAGTGACGCTGGTCCGCGAACGCTATGCCGACTTCGGCCCAACGCTGGCGGCCGAGAAGCTTGCCGAGCGCGATGGATTGCGGGTGTCGCGCGAGACGTTGCGCCGCTGGATGGTCGATGACGGACTTTGGCTGTCGCGCAAGCAGCGCCGGACGTTTCACCAGCCGCGGCTGCGGCGCGAGGCCTATGGCGAGCTGGTGCAGATCGACGGGTCGGAACATCGCTGGTTCGAAGATCGCGGTGATCCGTGCTCGCTGCTGGTCTTTGTCGATGATGCGACCGGCAAGTTGATGCAGTTGCGGTTCGTGCGATCGGAAAGCGCATTTACGTATTTCGAGGCGCTGGCGCTCTATCTGACGGCGCATGGTGCGCCGGTCGCCTTCTATTCCGACAAGCATTCGGTGTTCCGGGTGGCGAAGAAGGACGCCAAGGGCGGCCAGGGCATGACCCAGTTCGGGCGTGCACTTTCAGAGCTAAACATCGAGATTCTTTGCGCGAATTCGAGTCAGGCGAAGGGCCGCGTCGAGCGGATGAACCGGACGCTGCAGGATCGGCTGGTGAAGGAATTGAGACTGGCGGGTATCGACGACATGGAGGCGGGCAATGCGTTTCTGCCGGGCTTCATGGAGCACTACAATGCGCGGTTTTCGGTCGCCCCTGCGCGGTCCGATGACCTTCACCGGCCGATAAATCTGGCGCCGGATCGGCTCAAAGAGATCCTGTGCAAGCGCGAGCAGCGTTATGTCGGATCGCAGCTGACGTTTTCGTTCGAGCGCCAGCGGATCATGCTTGAGGAGACCGAGGTGACGCGCGGTTTGGCTGGTCGCTATGTCGAGACCTATGCCTATGCCGATGGCCACCTTGATGTGCGCTGGAAAGGGCATTCCCTGTCCTACCGGGTGTTCGACAAGGACCAGCGGGTGACGCATGCGGCGATCACCGAGAACAAGCGTCTTTCCGATGTGCTGGCCTACATCAAGGACCGTCAGGACCAGCAGACGAAGCCGGCCGTGAAGACCAACAGCGAGAGGATCGGTTACAAACCGCGTGGCCGCAAGCCGGGACGTCGGACTGATTTCACGAACGATCCAGCGGTCATTGCCCGGCGGCGGCAGGCGCTTTCGCGCCTTGATGCGGCGGAATGA
- a CDS encoding UPF0262 family protein: MNAATVSNASPSGARLCAVSLDGSFRVQDDKHLKREQAIAIFDLLNQNSVAPVGHDGGPYRLELALVDRRLVMTISLDGGEHVVSHHLSLTPFRRHLKDYALICDSFNDAAGHASPEKIEAIDMGRRGVHNEAAELLQARLASKITVDIDTARRLFTLIHVLLISNQQHGGHLRRLA; this comes from the coding sequence ATGAACGCGGCCACGGTCTCCAATGCCTCACCATCCGGCGCGCGGCTCTGCGCCGTCTCGCTCGATGGCTCGTTTCGTGTTCAGGACGATAAGCACCTCAAGCGGGAACAGGCGATCGCGATCTTCGATCTCTTGAACCAAAACAGTGTCGCTCCCGTCGGCCATGACGGCGGCCCCTACCGTCTCGAGCTTGCACTGGTCGACCGCCGCCTGGTGATGACGATTTCGCTTGATGGCGGCGAGCATGTCGTCAGCCATCATCTGTCGCTGACGCCGTTTCGCCGACATCTCAAGGACTATGCCCTCATCTGCGACAGCTTCAACGACGCCGCTGGCCACGCCAGTCCGGAGAAGATTGAGGCGATCGACATGGGGCGCCGCGGCGTCCACAACGAAGCGGCGGAACTGTTGCAGGCGCGCCTCGCCTCAAAGATCACCGTCGACATCGACACCGCGCGGCGGCTGTTCACCCTGATTCACGTGCTGCTGATCAGCAACCAGCAGCACGGCGGACACTTGAGGAGGTTGGCATGA
- a CDS encoding LuxR family transcriptional regulator — protein MQTNESALLRITSAGIEGAPTVDEAIRIVQANYGVDFVTYHLAQTIAGAVDTPFVRTSYPDPWVARYLLKDFVKVDPILHEGLVRQLPFDWREVEIPEAALAFYADAITFGLGENGFSIPVVTKSRRALFSLNSKKPDGEWSALVVEQREEWVELAFLIHKKAVRELYGEDDPVPLLGGREVECLHWAALGKEAPQIAAILGLSEHTVRSYLKSAQLKLGCATRSAATARAAQLRLINPYGNTHT, from the coding sequence ATGCAGACAAACGAATCCGCGCTGCTTCGTATCACTTCCGCCGGCATTGAAGGCGCACCCACCGTCGACGAGGCGATCAGAATTGTTCAAGCGAACTATGGAGTCGACTTTGTCACTTATCATCTCGCCCAGACCATCGCAGGCGCGGTGGACACACCCTTTGTCAGGACCAGCTATCCCGATCCGTGGGTGGCACGCTACCTCCTGAAGGACTTCGTCAAAGTCGATCCTATCCTGCACGAGGGTCTTGTTCGGCAGTTGCCCTTCGATTGGCGCGAAGTTGAAATCCCGGAGGCCGCGCTGGCATTCTATGCCGACGCTATAACGTTCGGTCTTGGCGAGAACGGGTTCTCGATTCCGGTCGTCACCAAGTCGCGCCGCGCGCTCTTTTCGCTGAACTCCAAAAAACCAGACGGCGAATGGAGTGCCCTCGTCGTCGAGCAGCGCGAAGAATGGGTCGAGCTCGCCTTTCTCATCCACAAGAAGGCGGTCCGTGAACTTTATGGCGAAGACGATCCGGTTCCTTTGCTAGGGGGCCGCGAGGTCGAATGCCTGCACTGGGCCGCGCTTGGAAAGGAAGCTCCCCAAATTGCCGCCATTCTCGGCCTGTCAGAGCACACCGTTCGGTCCTACCTCAAATCGGCACAACTAAAACTGGGATGTGCGACCAGATCAGCCGCAACCGCACGCGCAGCACAACTGCGCCTGATCAATCCCTATGGCAATACCCACACTTGA
- a CDS encoding acyl-homoserine-lactone synthase, giving the protein MYALVQGHQYGRYEHLLDQYFRLRKKVFADQLRWKVKTYGPYERDRYDGHNPAYLIWCDDDRDQLYGAVRLMPTTGPTLLYDVFRSTFPHAADLIAPGIWEGTRMCVDEEALARDFPDMRCERALCLLLLALCEVALDNGIHTMISNYEPHMRRIYERAGAAFDELGRSDGFGKRPVCCGAFEVSGRVLLNMRARMQIAVPLYQHRITPRAFRPTCEAHPA; this is encoded by the coding sequence ATGTATGCACTCGTCCAGGGCCATCAGTACGGCCGATATGAACACTTGCTGGATCAATATTTCCGGTTGAGGAAGAAAGTCTTTGCCGATCAGCTGCGCTGGAAGGTCAAGACATACGGTCCGTATGAACGCGACCGCTATGACGGCCACAATCCGGCCTATCTCATTTGGTGCGATGACGATCGAGACCAGCTCTATGGGGCGGTGCGGCTGATGCCCACCACCGGCCCCACCCTTCTTTACGACGTTTTCCGCTCCACTTTTCCCCATGCCGCCGATCTGATCGCACCCGGCATATGGGAGGGCACGCGCATGTGTGTCGACGAGGAGGCGCTTGCCCGCGATTTTCCTGACATGCGGTGCGAGCGAGCGCTTTGCCTCCTTCTGCTGGCGCTCTGTGAGGTGGCGCTCGACAACGGTATCCACACGATGATTTCGAACTACGAACCGCATATGCGGCGCATCTATGAAAGAGCCGGCGCCGCGTTCGACGAGCTCGGGCGGTCAGATGGCTTCGGTAAGCGCCCTGTCTGCTGCGGTGCTTTCGAGGTGTCAGGCCGAGTGTTGTTGAACATGCGTGCGAGAATGCAAATCGCAGTGCCTCTTTACCAACACCGGATAACGCCACGGGCTTTCCGCCCTACTTGCGAAGCGCATCCCGCCTGA
- a CDS encoding RES family NAD+ phosphorylase, with amino-acid sequence MPTLYAATSREAAAFESIFHDIEPTSAFKTVRLATVEQRTISIIVPKRNLVLASLFAPDLKAWGISRSDLIETSKSTYADTGSWAQAIHGASPDVDGLIWTSRQCDPDQCIVLFEDRIAEDEFEIGDSLPVASNAGLLLELRDYGLRAGITIIS; translated from the coding sequence GTGCCGACGCTCTATGCCGCAACAAGCAGAGAGGCTGCGGCCTTCGAGTCGATCTTTCACGACATCGAACCCACCTCCGCATTCAAAACCGTTCGCCTCGCCACCGTCGAGCAGCGGACGATCAGCATCATTGTCCCTAAACGCAACCTGGTACTGGCAAGCCTTTTTGCGCCCGACTTGAAGGCATGGGGCATTAGCCGCTCAGACCTGATCGAAACGTCGAAGTCTACCTATGCTGACACCGGTTCATGGGCGCAGGCAATTCACGGTGCGTCGCCGGATGTCGACGGCCTGATCTGGACTTCCCGTCAATGTGATCCCGATCAATGTATCGTTCTTTTTGAGGATCGTATCGCAGAGGACGAGTTCGAGATCGGGGATTCCTTGCCAGTCGCTTCGAATGCGGGCCTCCTTCTCGAGCTCCGCGACTATGGACTGCGTGCTGGCATTACGATCATCTCGTAG